In Desulfopila inferna, the DNA window CGAACAAAGACAATTTTTAACTGTGCGGTGAACTAAACAGAAGAAAATAATTACATGTAATTAGCCGGCCATTTCTTTTCGGCATGTCCAAGCAATCTTCATTTCAATAATATACTATATCCACAGCGTACCGACAAAACGACTCTTCTGCAATTTTCCGATTTCCATTCTTGTAGATTTTTCGGCAAAGCTCACCTCTAGTTCATAACTGCCGCTCTTTTCGACGAGTCCGTCAAACTTAAAGTCTCCAAAATCATCCGACTCTTGTTGAGAAAGAGTATTGCCATCTTTCAGCAGTCTAACCGTTGCACCAACGACACATTCGGTTGCTCCATCATCTCCCGTGGCGACACTGCCGACGATAATACACTTGTCGAAACGGTGGAGATTTTTATAATAGACCCTGGGGCGTGTAGGCATTTTCTCGGATGCTAATGTTTCCATATCCTCCGACGTTACTAACCCGGCTAACCCCTCGTCTTCGATATGCAGGATCGACAAGGCCCCTGTCGGGCAAACCTGAACACACCTCGGAACCTTCCACCCCTTATCGAGCAAGTGGGCGCAAAAGGTACACTTCTGAGGCACCTGGGCCTCTTCATTCCACCAGATTGCGCCATAAGGACAGGCACCGGCAATCGCATTTTGCCCTTTGGCTTTTTCCGGATCGATGAGCACAATTCCATCCGGCCGTTTATATACCGCCTCGTTTTTTGCGGCCGCAACACATGGCGCATCGTCACAGTGCATGCAAGGCTTCGGCAGATAAGCCACATCAATGAGGGGAAATTGCCCCCGTTCTTTTCTCGAAATATTCATCCAGCGCTGGCCATGCAGCGGCTGGGAGAGTGCATAGCCCGGCCAGTCGTTGCCGCAATGCTCATCCTTGCAGGACAAAAAGCAATTATTACAATTTTCACATTTGGCCACATCGATGACAAAGCTGTATTTTTTCATTGTACCGCTCCTTCTTCCCATAACTCAACCTGTACCAGACAGGAATTGGAGGCTGTTGAGTGAGATTTCTTGATGATGTTTCTGCTGGGGGTGAGCACATTGATGCACCCGCCCCGGTCAGGAGATTCTCCCGGTTCACCGATCGGATCGTAAATAGCCGATCCTTCCGGCGACTGCATGGTTCCCGGAGGAAGTCGATCAGTGATATGCGCGGCGCAAATCACCTCCCCCCGGTCATTAAAGAGTCTGACCAGACTGTTGTTGCCAATATTTCGTTTGCGGGCATCGTCAACGTTAATCCTGACAATCCAGTAATAGTAGCCGTCAATCAAAACCCGATGATCCTTAACGTCGTTGATGACGCAATCTTTCCCATCAAACATGGTATGAAAACTATAGCGGGGATGGGGCGAAATCAGATTCAATGGGTATTTGCCGTACAAAAGCGTGTTGTGGTGACCTTCCCACGAGGGAATATACGTTGAGATCGGCGGCCGCTCCGGATCGTCCGGCGCAAATCTCTTCAGGCTGGAGGACTCGAACTCGAGCTTGCCCGATTGCGTCTGCAACCCTTTTCGCCACTCATCTGTATAATCCGATGGTAAGGGAGTTAACTCCGGCACATTCTTTTTTGCTCCTTCTGCATACCAACGATAGGAGACGGGAGCACGGTTTTCTTCCTTGGGGGCCGGAACAACATAGTACCCCTTCTTTAAAAAATCTTCCCATGACACCACCGTGGGCAGATCACTCGCTTTAAAGAGCCTGTGACACCATTGAAGCTCGGTATTCCCTTCCGAAAACAGGGCACCCATCCCGAGCCGCTCGGCCAGCTCGTGGAATATCTGATAATCGGACTTCGATTCACCGAGCGGCTCGATGCATTTATGCTGCATAGTGATGACCCTGTGGTTCCACTGAATAAACTGATGGTGACTGTAACCTCCGGAGTTGGCAGTCTCACCAATGTCCCACCGTTCAAAATTGGTACATGCCGGTAAAATAACATCTGCAAACTTGGCCTCCCCCTCAAACCAGATTGACTGATTGACGACGAATTCCAGGTTATCACTCCTATAGGCCCGGGCAAAACGGTTAGAGTCGGCCATGGTGCCGAAATGCGATCCACCATACTTGTAGTACATCCTTGATGGTGAGTGGCCGGGGGCAGGATAGGTTATTTTTTTAAATTGCCCTTCAATGCTTTTGGGATCAGTTGGATAACCCTCGCAGGACTGATTGAGAATTGCCTCGGGGATACGCAAGCGCGGAATCATCTGGGAAACCGAATTCATCGAGGGAAGCTGGGGCATACGCTGATACATGCTGATCCGAAGCCCGGTATAATCAAGATCTCCGGAAAGGCCTCCCTCCGCATAACCCGGAAAATAAAAATTGGTGTCCACCGGTGCACCCTGTTGCAGACAACCCATATTCACTCCTGGTTTGCCCAGGCCCTGCATGGCCATCAGGCAGACCATCGAGCGCGCCCATTCGATACCCGTGGCACATCTGCAGGCTCCGCCGAATCCGGCTAGCCCACCCGGCGACAGATAGGTCTTTCTGCTGCCCCACTGGCGTGCAAGGGCACGCACCACGCGAGCCGGAACATTGGTTTCCGCCTCTTGCCACTCGGGAGTCTTCGGAATGTTGTCGACCTTGCCGAGTATATAATCGCGCCATTTATCAAAACCGACGGTCAGGGTGTCAACATAGTTCTTGTCGTACAGGTCTTCTTCTATCCATACATAGGCGATGGCAAGGGACATGCTGTTTCCGGTATCCGGTCTCGGGGCAATCCATTTTCCGCCGAGGAGCGCCGCGGTATGGTTGTAATATGGGTCAATGTGGACCATTTTTATTCCCAGCGACTTTGCCCACTGCCGGCGCACGGTGCCTTCGAAGGCTCCATAAACGCCGCTGGTGGATTCAGGGTCGCTTGACCAGAAAACGATCATTTCCGCTTCCTTGAGGCAGTCCTCTACGGTGCCATAGGTATCTGTCGCCCCATTACGAATGGAATTGCCCCAGTGGTGCATGGCACCCCAATACCAACCTTCCCAACTGTCGGGATTATGAACCACATGACTCGACCCTATGGTATTCATAAACCGGGTTTTGGCGCTCAGCCAATATCCGATATTTCCCCAGGTATGATGAGAACCGCTGCCATTCATTATCGCACCGGGGCCATACTCTTTTTTCACTCTTTTAATCTCGGCTGCTACGATATCAAGAGCTTTGTCCCAACTTATCCTCTCGTATCCTGATATTCCCCTATTTTGACAATTGCGCTCTCCTTCAGGGTCGAAATCAACACGCTTCATTGGATATAAAAGTCTATCCTTGGAGTAGATCAGCGATTTAAGGCCTAAAACATAGGGGCTTACCGTTCCTTTCCGCGGCGGTGTAAAAGATTTACCTCGAGCATGTATGGTCCACGACTTGCCGTCGGTATCGTCAAATTCAACAGGAGTGATCCGAATGATCTTGCCATTTTTGACATAGACGAAGACAGGTCCTCCATTGGTGTTATTGACATACCTGATCATTTCATCGCCAACCGGCGTGCCGTACTGGAATGTATCAGAGACGGGGAGCAGCTTATCCAAGGTCTGCATGAACCAGAAAACAGATTCATCGTTCCCCTCAACATCCACCTGAAAATTTTTCATCGCGTTAATCTGCTTGAGATAGTTCCGTGGCGAAAGCATCAACCGTACTGCTATAGCCGAACTGGTGAAAATCATACACACATCCGGCTCTGTCACCATTCCTGCAAAAGAGGAGACATTACCTTTTTTAAAGACATAGACACGCCCATACTTGTCGCCACGTATTTTAATCTGTGCAGTCAGGTCTTTTTCCATCAAGCGATGCTTAAACGACGGTGTCAGTATCCTTTTGGCTTTCATCACCAAGAACGCGGCATACAGCATGAATTGAAACAGCAGGTTCGATGTATGTTCTGATCTGGCCAGAAAACTGTCAGCAGAGAGTTTCATCTTAGTTCCTCCATAAATACGTCATTGGTTTTGCATTCATTACATGCAATCACCGGGCCAGTATTTTATAGATTATTTACAGATAGTTATAATCCGCATTGTATTTGATTACCATATTTGGTAAGATAAACTTCGAAATATGGGAAAAAATATTGTTTTTACCACATACGGAAATTAACTGGGCGGTGACTTATGGATGAAAATCTCTTTTTTAAACAGGCCACGCTGCTTCTCTGCAGCAGCCTGGATGTTGAAATCGCTCTTTGGCGATGTTTCCAGTTCGTCCGAAAACACCTCCCGGTTGACGCCATGTATCTCAATATTTATGAACCAAGCATCAGCGGTATCCGATATATAGCCATGGCCGATGCTCATGGCGGACGCAAAATTGAAAAATCAATCAAGCTTCCCGCGGGTCTCATCCAGGCTATAGAAAGCGGACAAAGATTAAAAGATTATCTAATCATCAATACTCCCGAAGATGACCCGTTAGGGCGGATAATCACAGCGGAATTTGATCTGGCCGATCATTCATTTATCGCCCTGCGTCTCTATATCGAGGGGCACCGACTCGGCGTTATCGACCTGTTTGCGAAAGGCGCTGATCGTTTCAGTCAAGAGAACGCCCTGCTCATCTCGCAACTACGAGAACCGTTTGCCATTGCCATGGCAAACGCCCTTAAACATCAAGAGTTAGTCGATATCAAAGAAAAGTTGTTATCTGATAATCGCTATCTGCACAGTGAACTCATAGCTCAATCAGGGAATGAAGTAGTGGGGGCAGAAACAGGATTAAAGGAAGTGATGGATAAGGTGGCTCAAATAGCCCATTTGAAAAACACCATCCTACTCCTCGGCGAAACCGGCACGGGCAAGGAGGTGATTGCCAACGCAATTCATCGCCAATCTCCGCGTAGTAAAGAGCCCTTCATAAAGGTTAATTGCGGCGCTATTCCGGAAAACCTGATCGACAGCGAACTCTTCGGTCATGAAAAAGGAGCTTTTACCGGCGCGGTTACCCAGAAACGCGGGCGCTTTGAAAGGGCTCACAAGGGAACTATCTTTCTTGATGAAATAGGTGAACTACCTCCTTGGGCACAGATCCGCTTGTTGCGGGTATTGCAAACTGAGGAAATCGAGCGGGTTGGCGGGTCGCCTCCCATTAAATTAGATATCCGGGTAATCGCAGCCACTCACAGAGACATGCAACAGATGGTGAATGACGGATTATTCAGGGAAGACCTCTGGTTTCGAATTAACATGTTTCCCATCTTTATTCCGCCGCTTCATGCACGGATTTCCGATATACCGCTGCTAACAAGCTATTTTCTTGAAAAAAAATCCAAAGAACTGGGAATTCACCCGGTACCGGAAATTGCTGCGGAAGAGCTTAAAAATATCATGCAGCAAACCTGGCCTGGCAATGTCCGTGAGCTTGAAAACGTCGTCGAACGCTCCCTGATTCTGCACCGCCAGGGACCGTTCTATTTTCAAAGACCTCAGAATCCTTCGCCTATTGCAAAAAATGACTTTTCTCTTAAAATCGATTCTCATATCATCCCTCTTGACGAGGTTGTTCGTAATCACATTGTTCAAGCACTTAAGACAGCCCGGGGAAAAATAAACGGTACCACTGGAGCGGCGGCTCTTTTGCACATTCATCCCAATACCCTTCGCAATCGCATGAGGAAGCTCGGGATCGAATTCGGCCGTAATTGCAATACAAGATGAAGAGCTTATGCCACTCCAAGTCTGGTGTTGCATGATCCTTTTCTTATGCTTCCATTGTTCCAGCTGATCTCATAATTTTTGCCTGTTCATATGTTCGGGTTTGCGTATTTTATACACACGGGCCGCATATTCTTTACTCTCTGACAGTTTACCCATCTTGTGATAGAGTCCCGAAAGGGTTTCGAAGACAGTTGCCATGTGCATGCTGTTACCCTCATGGTTCTTTTCCAGAATCTTTCTAGCGGTCAAGAGAGCCTGTTCCGCCTCCTGGTATTTCCCTGAATCGACATATAAGGTAGCAAGGTTGTGATAACTCTGGGCGGTAGCCGGGTGGTCCTTACCGTGAGCCTTCTCCCAAATCGCCAAGGACTGTTTGAGCATCTTTTCAGCCTCGGTATTTTTTCCCTGCTCCCGGTAAAGAGCGGCCATATTCTCCAGAGATTGTGTAATAGCCGGATGGTCTTTACCAAAGGCCGCCTCCCGAATATCAAGAGCACGCCGATGTTGCTTCAGGGCCAGAGCCCTATCTCCTCTTTTATTATATATCACGGCAAGGTTATTAAGAGACTGCGCAACTGCCGGATGTTTTGCCCCCAAAGCTTTCTCTCGCGCGGCAAGAGATTTTTCCAGTAGAGACAGAGCGTCTTTATGACGTCCGCTGTTGATAAAAATCTCGGCCAGACTGTTTTGCGCTTCGGCAAGAACCGGATGTTCGCCGCCCAGAGAAGCTGTATATACTTTTATAGCTTCCTGCAGGAGCGTCTCGGACTTTTCCGTTCGGCCCGTAGCTGCGTACAATGCCGCCAACCTGTCCATTGCAGAACCAATTTCCGGATGATTGTCCGGGAGAGTGTCTTTGAAAATGCCAATAGCCTGGTTCAACAGCGGTTCAGCTGCTGTAATTAATCCTTTTGCCAGGTAGACTTCAGAAAGGTGGGTCAATATACCAGCAAATTCGGGGTTTCCAGGACCAATACTGTTTTCATAAATGACCAGGGCCCGGCGAAGCTTCTTCTCTGCGGCCTCCATATCGCCGGCCTGTCGGTCAATGACGGAGAGACTTTTAAGAATAGGCCCAAGCCCTGGGTCATCCTGGCCCTGATTTTTTTCTATGAGTTGTAGGGCCCTTTCAAGTTGCACTTTGGCCGAATCCGATTTTCCCTGTCCAAGATAAATTGTTGCGAGAGTACTGAAAACAGGGGGTAGCAATGAAGGATCATCTGCATGGAACTTCTCATATATGGCGGTAACCTTCTCCATTTTCGGCTCCGCCTCCTGGTATCTTTGCTGGGTAATATACATCTCCACGAGATTAACCAGGGTATCCGCTACTTCCAGAGACGACTCCCCATGCACTGCTTCACTCACCTGAATAGACTGAAGTAGAATCTTTTCTGCTTCCTGATAATCTCCCATTATATGATACAGTTCACCTAAATTATTCAGCGTCACGGCAACAGTCTCATGGTTTTCGCCGTTTTTCTTTACGGCATAATCCAAGGCCTCGCGGCCGGCCGCCATGGCTTCCTGGAATTGACCTTTTTGTATAAAATCTATTACCTTCTGGTTCAGCGCATCCCAACTTTGAGCCATTATCTCTCTCCTTACCCTTATCTATATCTTATGCACAATGCCACATAATCCAGGAACTACAGCAGATCAGCACAGTTTGCTTATACTCAATACCATCATTGTCTCACATAATGAATCTCTTGCCCCAATATACGGAACTAAACAATACACCGCCCAGCACCCATGTCAAGACCGTTTTACATGTAATCATCGGCGGCAGACCCAATTTTGAAAGCATATCATCCCGGGGCAATGCGCCATAAAACAAAGCCGGAAGCCTGCGAAATCCGTTATGAAACAACCTGGCCATTTTTCACCCATTTCGCTAGGGCTCCTGTGTGCCGTTTTGGGTTTGTCGTCGGCCAGGTGATTTTTTGACGTTTCCGCCATCGACCACCCCGAATACCGGTTTGGCAGGTTCCATAATGCTCCATAAGATATCGTAATTAATTCAGATGCTTTCTGGCGATTCATCTTTTGTGCGTGGTGCTGATAAGAGCATCCCGTACAAGAAGCCGGTTGATCAATGGTGCCAGGAGTGACGGAAGGAAGTACATCGGAATCTGCCCAATGGCAAAAAAAATCAGTAGGTCCAGGGTCGCCTGATCCACTAAGACTAAATACATCAAACCCATATTGCAATTGCCGCTGACAAGCCCTATTGCCATTGACGTACGTGCCCCAAGCCGCCAGAACAGTACAGTCGCAAAAATATATGAACCAAGTACCAAAAGGGTCGAAACAACCAAAATCTGCAAGACATACCAGGGTTGTTGAATAAATTTGTCGGTCACTCCATGCATAATCCCAATAATAAAAATGCCGATAAAGATAACCGAGGCGCCGTCGAGGATTGCTGAATTTTGGTGAATTCGAGACTGCCCCATGCATGTTTTTATAAGTGCAGCGACAAAAAATGCCGCGAAAATAAATAGCGCCAGATGCAGACTCAATTGCCACAATCCTGTTTTTATCTGCAAGTCGACAAGATAATACACCATTGGTGGCAGTGACAGCGGCACCAGAAGCATTGTTGCGATGGTGAGCACCACAACAATGGCAGCGTCGACACCCAAAAAGATTGCAATAGCCGCACAAGCGGTCACCGGTGGAGCAGCAGCGGTGATAAGCACTGCTTTGACAATAGGTTCAGGGAGGATAAAGAATTGTAATATTGCCCACACTGCCGCAGGGCGCAGTATCAAGATCCAGAAACTCAACAAAGCAACCCAATGCCAGCGCAGTAAGGATCTGCGTAGTTGATAGGTTTCGATACGGACCAGCGACAGTGTCAAAGGAACGAACAGTGCCGGAATCAGCAGAGGCTGGAAACTACTCGCCAGATACGGTACAAAAAGGCCGACCAGAACCCCTACAGGTAAGACGCTCGAGGCATGTCTGCCTAAAAAGCCCAGGGCAAATTGCATTTTATTTTTCATGTATTAATTGAGCCGGAAATTCTGTTCCAACCTGAACCTGATGGGCACCAGGTCAGGATAATTTTTGTCGGCAGTATGCTGTAAGATACCAGATCAGAAAAATTTCCGTTAAGGTATTAACCTCGTTTTCTTCTAAGCGGCAAGCAAGTAACTGTTTTTAAGCTGTTAAAATATCAATGTGCATTATTTCTACTCTCCAACCTTACACCTTTAACAGCTTGTTCAATTTATTTTCCAGGACTTACTTCGCTATACGAGTCCATCACATCCTTAAATATCGAACTTGATGCCTTGAGCCAGAGGCATGGTCTTGCCATAGTTTATGGTATTGGTCTGCCGGCGCATATATCCCTTCCAGGCATCCGAGCCTGATTCCCGACCGCCTCCGGTTTCCTTTTCACCGCCGAAAGCCCCTCCTATCTCGGCGCCCGATGTTCCAATATTGACATTGGCGATACCGCAGTCGGAACCTTGCGCCGAGAGAAACAGCTCAGCCTCCCGCAGATTGCCGGTAAATATGGAAGAAGACAACCCCTGAACCACCTCGTTCTGTAGGGCAATACCGTTCTCCACTCCGCCGCTATACCTGATCAGATAAAGAATAGGGGCGAAAGTCTCGTCCTGTACAATGGGATAACTGTTTTCAGCCTCGGCCAGCACCGGCTCGACATAACAACCGGAAGCATATTCATCTCCTCTGAGGACATTGCCGCCAAAGAGGATGGACCCCCCCTGATCGACCAGATCCCGCAGGGCTTTTTGGTATCCTTCTACGGCATCGATATCTATCAGCGGTCCCATATGGACGCCTTCCCGCAAAGGCGAGCCGATCTTCAGAGTGGAATAGGCTCTGATAAGGGCCTCTTTGATCCTGTCATAGACGGAGTCATGGATAATTACCCTCCTCGTGGTGGTACAGCGCTGACCGGCCGTTCCCACCGCCGAAAAGACCAGTGCCGGCACAGCCAGTTTCAGATCGGCATTCTCGGTGACGATGATGGCGTTATTGCCACCCAGTTCAAGTATGCATTTTCCCAGCCGTGAGGCAACAACCTGAGCGGCATGGCGGCCAACTCCAGTCGACCCGGTGACGGAGAGAAGGGCTATGCGCTTCTCCTGCAACATCCGCTCGCCGATATCGGAGCCTCTGCCCACAACAATGTTAAAGATGCCCTCGGGCAGTCTGTTGGCTGAGGTCACTCGGGTCACTATTCTGTGTATGGCTATGGCCGTCAGGGGTGTTTTCGATGACGGTTTCCAGATAACGGTATTGCCGCATACCGCGGAGATCATCGCATTCCATGACCAGACCGCAGCCGGAAAATTGAAAGCGCTGATAACACCTACCACCCCCAGCGGATGATACTGATCATAAAGCCTGTGCTCGTCGCGTTCCGAATGCATGGTAAAACCGTAAAGCTGCCTGGACTGCCCCACAGCGAAATCGCAGATGTCAATCATCTCCTGTACTTCACCCAGGCCTTCCTGGAGCGATTTTCCCATTTCGTAGGAGACCAGGGTTCCCAGCGATGTCTTGTGCCGGCGAAATTCGTCGCCGATCTGCCGCACTATCTCACCGCGCTTCGGGGCAGGGGTTATTCTCCATTGGTGAAAGGCGGCCGCGGCTTTTTCCATAGTCCTGGTAAAATCCTGCGGCGAAGCCTGATAGACCGAGGCTATTATTTTGCCGTCGACCGGAGACATAACCTCTATCTCTCCATTATCAACGGTCTTGCCCCATTCCCCTCCTGAAGATACGCCGGAGTTCTTTCCGCCTATTGCCAGATCGTCTAGAAATTTCATTGTGCACCTCTTGTCTCTTTGTTGTCATGGAATAATTCCTTATTAAGCAGGCTAAAATCCCTTGCTTAAAAGACTCACAAAATATATGTTACATTAACCGTAACATATGGAGATATAAAAGTACATGTCAGCATCCACCAAATTATCAAATTCAGTCAAGGCCCTCTGCTTTCTTGCCGTGAACCTGCCGGAACCGCAGAGCAGCAAAACTATTTCCGACAATACCGGGGTCAACGCCTCGAAGTTGCGCAAACTGCTGGCCGATCTGGCCAAAATAAATATTGTGACCACCACCAAAGGTGCCTCAGGCGGCTATCTGCTCGCCCGGCCACCCGCGCAAATACACCTTCAGGAAATCTATTGCGCCATAGAGGACCGCAAGGCCTTCCACCTCGATGTCACAGCATTGCCCCAGGCGAAGCTGGATGACGCCCTCGCCGTGAACAGCTACTTTCTTGATCTTTTCAGCGAGATACAGGTTGAAATTGAAAAGAAAATGAGCAATATCACACTCGAATCCGTCCTTGAAGCGGTTTCAAAAAACTGATTCGAGTGCGCGTGTACGCCTCCAGGGCCGCATATTGCACGAGTCTGGCAGGTATTAAGGAATGATTATTTCATGAAAATGTCGGACTGGCCGCTAAGGCCGCACCGCCGTAAAAAGTGCCCCGACAGTGTACGCAGAGGTTTTTCTTCCGGTGGTTCCAACGCAGTTCACTTCCGAAAAACCCGCATCCCTGATAAGCTCTGTCTGGTCTCCGACGGAGACCGCGCCGCCTATTCATTGTGACCAGGCTTCAAGACTGCCGGTTATATGGGAAGGCGGTTCACAGTCCAGGACAATATCCGCCATCTGCATCCTGCCGCCCGGTCTAAGGACACGAAAAATCTCGGCAAACAGCTGATCCTTAGCCGGAGAAAGATTAATCACACCATTGGATATCACCAGATCGAAACTGCTGTCCTGAAAAGGGAGATTCTCCGATAAGACGACAAAGGTTTCAATATCGTCCATGCCCAGTTTTTCCAGATTGGAGCGGGCGCGACCTACCATCTCCGGACTTAAATCAACGCCGCAGACCCTGCCGTCCGGGCCTGTCTTTTTGCGGGCGACAATCAGATCAAAACCCGCACCGCAGCCGATATCGAGTATGTCGCTGCCTTCGACCACCTCTCCCAGAGAGAAAGGATTGCCGACCCCGCAGAAAGGGGACAGTAAATCGTCTGGAATACCCGCAATTATATCGGCATCATAGCCGAGAGTTTGCGCTCCGACTTTGCCGGTCTGATATTTGAACAAACCATCGGCAGAAGAGGACACCTTGACGTATTTTTTATGTATGGCCGTACGAATCTTTTCTTTCTCCTCCTCGGAATAACTAGATTTTCCGGTTTTACCTGCAAGAACTGGATCTATATTTATCTGACCACTGTCAGAATCTCTTTTCGGTCCTCACTTTCCTGTTTTGAGATCACAACTAAGCTTGTCGTTCAACATTCGACTCCTTGATTTATACGTTAATGATGGTGAAAACTTTCATCTATTTTACTCATCATTTTCCCCTTCGACAACTTTTTCCGTGGGTTTGCCGCTCTGTTTGACTTTGCCTTCATCCTCCGCAAGGGCTGAAGAACCACAGTGAAACCCACCGACATAAGAACATAACGATCCTGCAGCGATTGCCCAGGCCCCAACGGCATCGCCGCCGAAGTTGCCGCCCCCGCCACTGAACTGCAAACCATCAGCAGCCGAAGATGGCCGGCGAGACCGGCCGGAACAAAGGGTACCGCCAAACCGTCTACTCCAGGAATCGACAGAGGAACCCAACCCAAGTGCAATAAGATATGGGAACCAGCTGTCGTCAAGAGCCGGTTTTCTTTCCTGCAGCTCCTTTTGAAAATATTTTTTTATTGCCAGCAGTTTTTTGCGCAAAACGGTTCTTTCCGGACTATCCACTGTCTTGGCAAAATAGAACGAGGAATAGATTGCTGTGCCGAAGAGGAAAGCCAAGCCGCTGAGCAGTAGGATGGAGGTTCCGGAGTAACCGAGAAGCAGAAAAAACAGGAGCAGAAACAGGGGTACCAGGTGCACCATTAAATATTTCCAGCGCAGCCCGTCTACCTGTCGCCTGTAGACAC includes these proteins:
- the amaB gene encoding L-piperidine-6-carboxylate dehydrogenase, which gives rise to MKFLDDLAIGGKNSGVSSGGEWGKTVDNGEIEVMSPVDGKIIASVYQASPQDFTRTMEKAAAAFHQWRITPAPKRGEIVRQIGDEFRRHKTSLGTLVSYEMGKSLQEGLGEVQEMIDICDFAVGQSRQLYGFTMHSERDEHRLYDQYHPLGVVGVISAFNFPAAVWSWNAMISAVCGNTVIWKPSSKTPLTAIAIHRIVTRVTSANRLPEGIFNIVVGRGSDIGERMLQEKRIALLSVTGSTGVGRHAAQVVASRLGKCILELGGNNAIIVTENADLKLAVPALVFSAVGTAGQRCTTTRRVIIHDSVYDRIKEALIRAYSTLKIGSPLREGVHMGPLIDIDAVEGYQKALRDLVDQGGSILFGGNVLRGDEYASGCYVEPVLAEAENSYPIVQDETFAPILYLIRYSGGVENGIALQNEVVQGLSSSIFTGNLREAELFLSAQGSDCGIANVNIGTSGAEIGGAFGGEKETGGGRESGSDAWKGYMRRQTNTINYGKTMPLAQGIKFDI
- a CDS encoding 4Fe-4S dicluster domain-containing protein — encoded protein: MKKYSFVIDVAKCENCNNCFLSCKDEHCGNDWPGYALSQPLHGQRWMNISRKERGQFPLIDVAYLPKPCMHCDDAPCVAAAKNEAVYKRPDGIVLIDPEKAKGQNAIAGACPYGAIWWNEEAQVPQKCTFCAHLLDKGWKVPRCVQVCPTGALSILHIEDEGLAGLVTSEDMETLASEKMPTRPRVYYKNLHRFDKCIIVGSVATGDDGATECVVGATVRLLKDGNTLSQQESDDFGDFKFDGLVEKSGSYELEVSFAEKSTRMEIGKLQKSRFVGTLWI
- a CDS encoding molybdopterin-dependent oxidoreductase is translated as MKLSADSFLARSEHTSNLLFQFMLYAAFLVMKAKRILTPSFKHRLMEKDLTAQIKIRGDKYGRVYVFKKGNVSSFAGMVTEPDVCMIFTSSAIAVRLMLSPRNYLKQINAMKNFQVDVEGNDESVFWFMQTLDKLLPVSDTFQYGTPVGDEMIRYVNNTNGGPVFVYVKNGKIIRITPVEFDDTDGKSWTIHARGKSFTPPRKGTVSPYVLGLKSLIYSKDRLLYPMKRVDFDPEGERNCQNRGISGYERISWDKALDIVAAEIKRVKKEYGPGAIMNGSGSHHTWGNIGYWLSAKTRFMNTIGSSHVVHNPDSWEGWYWGAMHHWGNSIRNGATDTYGTVEDCLKEAEMIVFWSSDPESTSGVYGAFEGTVRRQWAKSLGIKMVHIDPYYNHTAALLGGKWIAPRPDTGNSMSLAIAYVWIEEDLYDKNYVDTLTVGFDKWRDYILGKVDNIPKTPEWQEAETNVPARVVRALARQWGSRKTYLSPGGLAGFGGACRCATGIEWARSMVCLMAMQGLGKPGVNMGCLQQGAPVDTNFYFPGYAEGGLSGDLDYTGLRISMYQRMPQLPSMNSVSQMIPRLRIPEAILNQSCEGYPTDPKSIEGQFKKITYPAPGHSPSRMYYKYGGSHFGTMADSNRFARAYRSDNLEFVVNQSIWFEGEAKFADVILPACTNFERWDIGETANSGGYSHHQFIQWNHRVITMQHKCIEPLGESKSDYQIFHELAERLGMGALFSEGNTELQWCHRLFKASDLPTVVSWEDFLKKGYYVVPAPKEENRAPVSYRWYAEGAKKNVPELTPLPSDYTDEWRKGLQTQSGKLEFESSSLKRFAPDDPERPPISTYIPSWEGHHNTLLYGKYPLNLISPHPRYSFHTMFDGKDCVINDVKDHRVLIDGYYYWIVRINVDDARKRNIGNNSLVRLFNDRGEVICAAHITDRLPPGTMQSPEGSAIYDPIGEPGESPDRGGCINVLTPSRNIIKKSHSTASNSCLVQVELWEEGAVQ
- a CDS encoding sigma-54-dependent Fis family transcriptional regulator, encoding MDENLFFKQATLLLCSSLDVEIALWRCFQFVRKHLPVDAMYLNIYEPSISGIRYIAMADAHGGRKIEKSIKLPAGLIQAIESGQRLKDYLIINTPEDDPLGRIITAEFDLADHSFIALRLYIEGHRLGVIDLFAKGADRFSQENALLISQLREPFAIAMANALKHQELVDIKEKLLSDNRYLHSELIAQSGNEVVGAETGLKEVMDKVAQIAHLKNTILLLGETGTGKEVIANAIHRQSPRSKEPFIKVNCGAIPENLIDSELFGHEKGAFTGAVTQKRGRFERAHKGTIFLDEIGELPPWAQIRLLRVLQTEEIERVGGSPPIKLDIRVIAATHRDMQQMVNDGLFREDLWFRINMFPIFIPPLHARISDIPLLTSYFLEKKSKELGIHPVPEIAAEELKNIMQQTWPGNVRELENVVERSLILHRQGPFYFQRPQNPSPIAKNDFSLKIDSHIIPLDEVVRNHIVQALKTARGKINGTTGAAALLHIHPNTLRNRMRKLGIEFGRNCNTR
- a CDS encoding RrF2 family transcriptional regulator, giving the protein MSASTKLSNSVKALCFLAVNLPEPQSSKTISDNTGVNASKLRKLLADLAKINIVTTTKGASGGYLLARPPAQIHLQEIYCAIEDRKAFHLDVTALPQAKLDDALAVNSYFLDLFSEIQVEIEKKMSNITLESVLEAVSKN
- a CDS encoding tetratricopeptide repeat protein; translation: MAQSWDALNQKVIDFIQKGQFQEAMAAGREALDYAVKKNGENHETVAVTLNNLGELYHIMGDYQEAEKILLQSIQVSEAVHGESSLEVADTLVNLVEMYITQQRYQEAEPKMEKVTAIYEKFHADDPSLLPPVFSTLATIYLGQGKSDSAKVQLERALQLIEKNQGQDDPGLGPILKSLSVIDRQAGDMEAAEKKLRRALVIYENSIGPGNPEFAGILTHLSEVYLAKGLITAAEPLLNQAIGIFKDTLPDNHPEIGSAMDRLAALYAATGRTEKSETLLQEAIKVYTASLGGEHPVLAEAQNSLAEIFINSGRHKDALSLLEKSLAAREKALGAKHPAVAQSLNNLAVIYNKRGDRALALKQHRRALDIREAAFGKDHPAITQSLENMAALYREQGKNTEAEKMLKQSLAIWEKAHGKDHPATAQSYHNLATLYVDSGKYQEAEQALLTARKILEKNHEGNSMHMATVFETLSGLYHKMGKLSESKEYAARVYKIRKPEHMNRQKL